One genomic segment of Panicum virgatum strain AP13 chromosome 2N, P.virgatum_v5, whole genome shotgun sequence includes these proteins:
- the LOC120660341 gene encoding nudix hydrolase 20, chloroplastic-like codes for MATIAAAAARCSSPTRRQLLTRRRLPFSVSFSAAPHAATAGFGWADAFRVAGDGGRGDESDLSGYLRKVDTCNRGMDKKGEFVKFLVEDQVVGYVNKGFVKHLRDFHDVFTIPGDNSSNTVENVSLRSSLRTPEDRTHAIGEVIKSLGEMIPGIRNELYPVTSSYGMPVYFSLERAAAPYFSIKAYGVHMNGYVEKDGQKFLWIGKRSDVKQTYPGMLDHLVAGGLLHLETFSHMESPAKRTSSRNVKRKLEFQDPYEPMLFLLERFLTWILKALDTKGMSSSAMTSNFLKILFLIMKMERSIASD; via the exons ATGGcaaccatcgccgccgccgccgctcgctgcagCTCCCCAACCCGCCGTCAGCtcctcacccgccgccgcctcccgttcTCAGTTTCCTtctccgccgcgccgcacgccgccacGGCGGGCTTCGGCTGGGCCGACGCCTtccgcgtcgccggcgacggcgggcgcggcgaCGAGTCCGATCTCTCCGGGTACCTCCGGAAGGTCGACACCTGCAACCGGGGAATG GACAAAAAGGGGGAGTTTGTGAAGTTCCTGGTGGAGGATCAAGTCGTGGGATATGTCAACAAGGG ATTTGTCAAGCACCTCAGAGACTTCCATGATGTTTTTACAATCCCGGGCGATAATAGCAGCAACACTGTGGAAAATGTGTCTCTCCGGTCATCACTTAGGACGCCAGAGGACAGAACACATGCAATTGGAGAAGTCATAAAAAGTCTCGGTGAAATGATTCCAGGTATTCGGAATGAG CTCTACCCAGTAACATCATCTTATGGCATGCCTGTGTACTTCTCTCTTGAACGTGCTGCTGCTCCCTACTTTAGTATAAAG GCTTACGGAGTTCATATGAATGGGTATGTTGAGAAAGATGGCCAGAAATTTCTTTGGATTGGTAAAAGAAGTGATGTGAAGCAAACATATCCAGGAATGCtcgaccatcttgttgctggtGGCTTG CTCCACTTGGAAACTTTTAGCCATATGGAATCTCCTGCAAAGAGAACATCATCAAGGAATGTGAAGAGGAAGCTGGAATTCCAAGATCCATATGAACCAA TGCTATTTCTGTTGGAGCGGTTTCTTACATGGATATTGAAGGCTTTAGATACAAAAGGGATGTCCTCTTCTGCTATGACCTCAAACTTCCTGAAGATTTTGTTCCTAATAATGAAG ATGGAGAGGTCGATAGCTTCAGATTAA